Proteins from a genomic interval of Euwallacea similis isolate ESF13 chromosome 33, ESF131.1, whole genome shotgun sequence:
- the LOC136418140 gene encoding uncharacterized protein, whose protein sequence is MTDPEIDNINQIDISYGYDIIQKYKAIDYAMSDTKNTYEIGNAFGKASIETHKVFLESSEGQNLIHNPDNNFDLFIVEAQYEGTSIYSWKFDIPTIGICSMDCSIQFHDAVGNFVHPITNPDQNISIEDIHSTSFWERLYSFLFLLAYRFIISALAHPKQTQILKTYFGENVPPIENIKNNIDMLFLATNPVFQPVRAVMPNTITIGSGTLISDPQPLRQEIQDFLDSANSGAIYFSLGSNIKARHMNLTIKRSIIKAFSTMPYKVLWKIEDDFENLPSNVFTSKWFTSQPDILHHSNIKLFITQGGLQSMQESLHANKPMIGIPFFGDQFGNINRMVQLGYGLKINKYNITEHSIRETVTEIMSNPKYLRNAHKYGNILRDVDISDVEKAVWWTEYVIRHKGAKHFRNAALDMPFWKRYMLDVYAVTALFNVIIFLISLFIFRKFVRLVKMLFGAMLLKFLLTWVLGIELFDTTQCLGANILAIMPTPSYSHQLAFRPLWKSLSRRGHNVTLITTDPMNDQSLGNLTEIHLNEAYEWYQKYQVIDLVQNDSSSLYQVVSAVLYAMIDSNRAFLDSFEGQNLLYNKDNHFDLVIIEAVSPALIFFGWIYRAPLIGICSMDCAMQAHDGVGNTVNPIVNPDFNLIINELTFLERLIAFGFTWGSRAVIYFIMFPLYEAMMKDYFEVSPPSLREMHMNGIVKMLQTYVTVTILLSLVSNSIGADILVIIPTASFSHQVTLRPLWKQLAARGHNVTLVTTDPMNEEHLENIQQINISYGYEYMKKYEVMDIVMNDSKSLYDSAVAIRKVFRDTQIKLFESPEGLNLAHNKENHFDLLFVEAQVPDMMIYSWVFDIPFIGICSLDCALQYHETAGNHIHPVTNPDQNFVLKDIYSLSFRERLLSSVHLGLYQFLVKCLMFPKQHAIWREYFGEDVPSVDEIQSRMSMLFVATNPVFHLVRALMPNTVTIGSGMQLSAPKPLTKDIKDFLDDAHEGAIYFSLGSNIKGKHLNATMKKIIINAFSKMPYKVVWKIEDVFDKMPPNILTSKWFSSQLDILRHPNVKLFITQGGLQSMQESIYANKPMIGISYFGDQHGNVNRMVGLGYGLKILKQNITEESIRETVTEIMTNPVYTANAQKYGEIFRDVDMADVDKAVWWTEYVIRHKGATHFRNPLLDMPFWKRYMLDVFGVILLVSLIIFKVISFTFRIIRYLLKAGKPYGIKKKVA, encoded by the exons ATGACAGATCCAGAGATTGATAATATTAATCAAATAGATATAAGTTATGGGTATgatattatacaaaaatataaagcTATAG ATTATGCTATGAGTGACACAAAAAATACGTATGAAATTGGTAATGCCTTCGGCAAAGCCTCCATTGAAACACATAAAGTTTTTCTCGAAAGCTCAGAAGGACAAAACTTAATCCATAATCCAGATAACAATTTCGATTTGTTTATAGTTGAGGCTCAATATGAAGGCACTAGTATTTATTCTTGGAAATTCGACATTCCCACTATCG ggATTTGCTCAATGGATTGCAGTATCCAATTCCATGATGCTGTTGGGAATTTCGTTCATCCAATAACAAATCCAGATCAAAATATCTCCATAGAGGATATACACTCAACATCATTTTGGGAACGTCTCTATAGCTTTCTATTTCTTTTGGCTTATCGATTCATAATCAGTGCTCTAGCGCATCCCAAGCAAacgcaaatattgaaaacctattttggagaaaatgttcctccaattgaaaatattaaaaataacatcgACATGCTGTTTCTAGCCACTAATCCTGTTTTCCAACCTGTAAGGGCAGTCATGCCGAATACCATCACAATTGGTAGTGGCACTCTGATAAGTGATCCTCAACCCTTGAGACAG gAAATTCAAGACTTTCTAGACAGTGCCAATTCTGGGGCAATTTACTTCAGCCTGGGCAGCAATATCAAAGCAAGGCACATGAATCTCACTATCAAAAGGTCAATAATCAAAGCCTTCTCTACAATGCCATATAAGgttttgtggaaaattgaAGATGATTTTGAGAACTTACCATCCAATGTCTTTACCTCTAAGTGGTTTACCTCTCAACCAGATATTTTAC ACCATTCAAACATAAAGCTGTTCATAACCCAAGGAGGTTTGCAGTCTATGCAAGAATCATTACATGCTAATAAACCTATGATTGGAATTCCCTTTTTCGGGGATCAGTTTGGAAATATCAATAGAATGGTCCAACTGGGATATGGATTGAagattaataaatataacatcACAGAGCACTCGATTAGAGAGACCGTTACCGAAATTATGAGTAATCCCAA GTATTTGAGAAACGCTCATAAATATGGGAATATTCTTCGTGATGTCGATATATCGGATGTGGAAAAAGCAGTATGGTGGACTGAATATGTTATTCGGCATAAAGGAGCTAAACATTTTAGGAATGCTGCCCTAGATATGCCCTTTTGGAAACGCTACATGTTGGATGTTTATGCAGTAACAGCTCTTTTCaatgtaataatatttttaattagtttatttatattcagaAAATTTGTACGTTTagtgaaaatgttattt GGTGCAATGTTACTAAAAttcctattaacatgggtCTTGGGTATAGAATTATTTGATACAACTCAGTGTTTAGGGGCAAATATACTAGCAATAATGCCAACTCCATCGTACAGCCATCAGTTAGCATTTAGGCCGTTATGGAAAAGTTTATCTAGGAGAGGACACAACGTTACATTGATCACCACAGATCCTATGAATGATCAAAGTTTAGGGAACTTGACTGAAATTCATCTTAACGAAGCATATGAATGGTACCAGAAATACCAAGTAATAG ACCTAGTCCAAAATGACTCTAGTAGCTTATACCAAGTAGTCTCAGCAGTCTTATATGCAATGATCGACTCAAATCGGGCTTTTCTAGATTCCTTTGAAGGACAAAACTTGCTCTACAACAAGGACAATCATTTTGATTTGGTGATTATAGAGGCTGTTTCCCCTGCATTGATCTTCTTTGGATGGATTTATAGAGCACCTCTAATTG GAATATGCTCCATGGACTGTGCAATGCAGGCCCACGATGGAGTAGGGAATACCGTTAATCCGATTGTAAACCCagattttaacttaataatcAATGAATTAACGTTTCTAGAGAGATTAATTGCTTTTGGTTTCACTTGGGGCAGCAGGGcagtgatttattttataatgtttccTCTTTATGAAGCAATGATGAAAGATTACTTTGAAGTAAGTCCCCCTTCGTTGAGGGAAATGCATA TGAATGGCATAGTGAAAATGTTGCAGACATATGTTACAGTTACGATATTGCTATCCTTGGTTTCAAATTCCATTGGGGCTGATATTTTGGTCATCATCCCCACTGCGTCTTTCAGCCATCAAGTCACGTTGAGACCCTTGTGGAAGCAATTAGCAGCAAGGGGGCATAATGTTACTTTAGTGACAACTGATCCAATGAATGAGGAACATTTGGAAAATATAcagcaaataaatataagttatGGCTATGAATACATGAAGAAATATGAAGTTATGG ACATTGTTATGAACGATTCGAAAAGCTTATATGATTCGGCCGTGGCTATTCGCAAAGTTTTTAGAGATACCCAGATAAAGCTATTCGAAAGTCCTGAGGGACTGAACTTGGCCcacaataaagaaaatcattttgattTGTTGTTTGTTGAAGCTCAAGTGCCTGATATGATGATTTATAGTTGGGTATTCGATATACCATTTATTG GAATATGTTCCCTGGATTGCGCTTTGCAATACCATGAAACTGCTGGAAACCACATCCATCCTGTTACCAACCCAGATCAAAATTTTGTACTTAAAGACATATATTCCCTATCGTTTCGCGAACGTCTACTCAGTTCAGTGCACTTGGGATTATAccaatttttggtaaaatgtCTGATGTTCCCCAAACAACACGCAATTTGGAGAGAGTATTTCGGAGAGGATGTTCCATCGGTTGATGAGATTCAAAGTCGGATGAGCATGCTCTTCGTTGCGACTAATCCAGTTTTCCATTTAGTTCGAGCATTGATGCCCAACACTGTGACTATAGGTAGTGGTATGCAGTTGAGCGCGCCAAAACCTTTAACAAAG GATATTAAAGACTTTTTGGACGATGCCCATGAAGGAGCAATTTACTTTAGTTTGGGAAGCAATATCAAAGGGAAACATCTAAACGCCACtatgaagaaaattataatcaaTGCTTTTTCGAAAATGCCGTATAAAGTTGTATGGAAAATCGAAGATGTCTTTGACAAAATGCCTCCTAATATATTAACCTCCAAATGGTTTAGTTCACAACTGGATATTCTAC GTCATCCAAACGTTAAATTGTTCATAACTCAGGGAGGATTACAATCGATGCAAGAATCAATCTATGCTAATAAGCCAATGATTGGAATATCGTATTTCGGAGATCAGCATGGGAATGTTAATAGGATGGTTGGACTCGGATATGGattgaaaattctcaaacAGAATATAACGGAAGAATCAATTCGTGAAACTGTCACAGAAATTATGACTAATCCAGT ataCACAGCGAACGCTCAAAAATACGGAGAGATATTCCGAGATGTAGATATGGCCGATGTAGATAAGGCAGTGTGGTGGACCGAGTATGTGATTCGTCATAAGGGAGCTACGCATTTCAGGAATCCCCTTCTAGATATGCCATTTTGGAAACGATATATGTTAGATGTATTTGGAGTAATACTTTTAGTTTCTTTAAtcatatttaaagttatttctttCACATTTCgaataattagatatttacTAAAAGCGGGAAAGCCATACGGAATAAAAAAGAAGGTAGCTTAG
- the LOC136418141 gene encoding UDP-glucosyltransferase 2-like: protein MPYAAVIGNQFIFMDDNAHPHRANIMNNWLEKINIERMIWPANSSDGNPIEHAWDTLGRPVVPTPSFSHQAAFRPLWRSLSGRGHNVTLITTNPMNELQLSNLKEVDISYFYKTIQKFEVIDVAIDDSSSILTIFSSILNFILSTTKAFLESSDGQNLIHNKDNQFDVVIAETVSPSLTFFGWRYQAPLIGICSLDCGMQLHDGMGNPVHPILNPDPNLAFVNADHPLFYERLTSFGYSLFYRAMMYFKFFKTYHALLEQYFDEKVPSLEEIHSNISMLFISTSPVFHTLRPLTPNTITIGNGIHLVGAKRKVLHKFDQFWRKKYRVFQKYTDKL, encoded by the exons ATGCCTTATGCTGCAGTAATAGGCaatcagtttattttcatgGACGATAATGCTCATCCACATCGTGCTAACATCATGAACAACtggttggaaaaaattaatatagagAGAATGATATGGCCTGCCAATTCTTCGGATGGAAATCCAATTGAACATGCTTGGGATACTTTGGGACGAC CTGTAGTCCCAACTCCTTCGTTCAGCCATCAAGCTGCATTTCGACCATTATGGAGAAGTTTATCTGGAAGAGGACATAACGTTACTTTAATTACCACTAATCCTATGAATGAGTTGCAGTTAAGCAATTTGAAGGAGGTTGATatcagttatttttataagaCGATTCAGAAATTCGAAGTGATAG ATGTGGCTATTGACGATTCAAGCAGTATTTTAACAATCTTTTCATCAATCCTTAATTTCATATTGAGCACAACTAAAGCGTTTCTTGAATCCTCAGATGGACAAAACTTAATTCACAACAAGGACAATCAGTTTGATGTAGTGATAGCTGAAACTGTTTCTCCATCATTGACCTTTTTTGGTTGGAGGTATCAAGCTCCTCTAATTG GTATATGTTCGTTGGACTGCGGAATGCAATTGCACGATGGCATGGGGAATCCTGTCCATCCCATATTAAATCCAGATCCCAACTTGGCATTTGTTAATGCGGATCATCcattattttatgaaagatTGACGAGTTTCGGTTATAGCCTGTTCTACAGAGCTATgatgtatttcaaatttttcaaaacttaccATGCATTACTGGAACAATATTTCGATGAAAAAGTGCCTTCTTTAGAGGAAATTCACAGCAACATCAGTATGCTCTTCATTAGTACTAGTCCAGTTTTTCACACTTTGAGGCCATTAACTCCCAATACTATTACAATTGGGAATGGCATCCATTTGGTTGGGGCTAAACGTAAAGTCCTACATAAG TTCGATCAGTTCTGGCGCaagaaatacagggtgtttcaaaaatataccgacaaactttaa
- the LOC136418222 gene encoding piggyBac transposable element-derived protein 4-like, producing the protein MASNNRPLSDKELQNEIQRIMNGDFQNDSYLESGDEIDNEWEEEDRLEVESKSTDSNISDFGEEVNNERDNVNGTNLVIANQPLDNPIYGESSTSSEENIPLSIIAASLKRKRNIIKPKSIRLKGKNGHKWSTKLPQLSKRTARRNIVHFISGSKVGGEVCSEIVDYFLLFFSEDILNRIVVHTNEEIAKQAEKYTSNTPTISILSKMELLALFGILVMTAVKKDNHLNAKQMFDSTISGSFYKGCMSCERFIFLVNCLRFDSKKTRTERLKNDAFAHIREIWNTFIETCRTSYTPSSYLTIDEQLLRFRGRCPFRMYIPNKPSKYGIKIVMLCDSSSKYMIDASPYLGKSTHTGGLPLSNYYIKELTKSVHGTNRNITMDNWFTSVGIADELLSDPYKLTIIGTIRKNKKEIPPEMLELAKRKPQSSMFCFDKSKTLLSYMPKKNKLVLLLSTMHEGAEISEINNKPIIILNYNETKSGVDTFDQMCSNMSCSRKTRRWPLCIFYGMVNTTCVNSYVLYCCNNLKNGEKPLRRYQFMIHLAHQLARPWMEHRLSGTTLRRKLRQTIQEILKIEKRFDNATQVEGKRTLCYYCPSRLRRMTTIYCTHCKHAMCGEHRGKSCTECLQD; encoded by the coding sequence atggCATCCAACAATAGGCCTTTGAGTGACAAAGAactgcaaaatgaaattcaaagaattaTGAATGGCGATTTCCAAAATGATTCATATTTAGAGTCTGGTGATGAAATTGATAATGAGTGGGAAGAAGAAGATCGTTTGGAGGTTGAAAGTAAATCAACTGACAGTAACATTAGTGACTTTGGGGAAGAAGTAAACAATGAGAGAGATAATGTAAACGGGACTAATTTAGTTATTGCTAATCAACCTTTGGACAATCCAATATACGGAGAGAGTAGTACATCatctgaagaaaatattcCGTTATCTATTATAGCGGCTTCGTTAAAACGAAAaaggaatataataaaaccaaaatcaataagactaaaaggaaaaaatggacACAAATGGTCCACAAAATTGCCGCAACTATCAAAAAGGACAGCAAGAAGAAATATAGTCCATTTCATATCAGGAAGTAAAGTTGGTGGTGAAGTGTGTTCagaaattgttgattatttCCTGCTTTTTTTTTCGGAGGATATTTTGAATAGAATTGTTGTTCACACCAACGAAGAAATTGCCAAACAGGCAGAAAAGTATACTTCTAATACGCCTACCATATCTATACTATCTAAAATGGAACTATTGGCATTGTTTGGTATTCTAGTAATGACTGCCGTCAAGAAGGATAACCATTTGAATGCCAAACAAATGTTTGATAGCACAATCTCTGGCTCTTTTTATAAAGGATGCATGAGTTGTGAGAGGTTTATTTTCCTGGTAAATTGCCTACGATTTGACAGCAAGAAGACAAGAACGGAAAGGTTAAAGAACGACGCATTTGCTCATATTCGTGAAATCTGGAATACATTCATCGAAACGTGCCGAACATCATATACTCCTTCATCATATTTGACGATTGACGAACAACTCTTGAGGTTTCGAGGCAGATGTCCGTTTAGGATGTATATTCCAAataaaccttcaaaatatggaattaaaattgttatgctCTGCGACTCTTCCTCGAAATATATGATCGATGCCAGTCCTTATTTGGGAAAATCCACGCACACAGGAGGGTTACCATTATCTAACTATTACATAAAAGAGTTGACTAAATCTGTACATGGAACAAACCGAAATATCACAATGGACAATTGGTTTACCTCCGTTGGGATAGCAGATGAACTATTGAGTGATCCATATAAACTTACCATCATTGgaacaattagaaaaaataaaaaagaaatcccACCCGAAATGCTTGAACTTGCAAAAAGAAAGCCTCAATCCtcaatgttttgttttgacaaaagtaaaactttattGTCGTATAtgcctaaaaaaaataagctaGTATTACTGCTTTCCACTATGCACGAAGGGGCagaaatttcggaaataaataataaaccaataaTAATCTTGAATTATAATGAGACAAAGTCCGGTGTGGACACATTTGATCAAATGTGTTCAAACATGTCTTGTAGCAGGAAAACTAGACGGTGGCCACTATGCATTTTTTACGGAATGGTAAACACAACCTGTGTCAATTCGTATGTATTATATTGTtgtaacaatttgaaaaatggtgaaaaacCCCTTCGTCGATATCAATTTATGATTCACCTAGCTCACCAGCTTGCCAGGCCTTGGATGGAACATCGACTAAGTGGTACAACTTTACGCCGCAAACTTCGACAAACTATTCAAGAAATcctcaaaatcgaaaaaagatTTGACAACGCCACTCAAGTAGAAGGCAAACGTACCTTATGTTACTATTGTCCCAGCAGGTTAAGGCGAATGACGACCATTTACTGCACTCATTGCAAACATGCTATGTGCGGCGAACACCGCGGGAAATCTTGCACGGAATGCTTACAGGATTAA